The following proteins come from a genomic window of Dehalococcoidia bacterium:
- the truB gene encoding tRNA pseudouridine(55) synthase TruB, protein MGVHGFLNLLKPSGMTSMDAVRRVKRLTRERSLGHGGTLDPLATGVLPILFGQASRLMDILIEGRKVYRGVVRLGITTDTYDVTGTVLATSDPSPITREQVEAVLARFTGTIIQVPPAYSALKQEGEPLYHKARRGEEVHPKPRRVRVYRLTLLSWTPPTCTIEIECGRGVYIRSLAHDIGQALGCGGALQALERLQAGPFRVEEAVSLDTFAQAVADGTWKALLYPPDFLVRHLKAAILGPATARMVAQGQDIVLGRRGLLLAQHGEMCRLYTLDGQFLALARYDSSKGRWHPDKVFTPALEETP, encoded by the coding sequence GTGGGCGTTCACGGCTTCCTCAACCTCCTCAAGCCCTCGGGCATGACCTCCATGGACGCCGTGCGGCGGGTCAAGCGCTTGACACGGGAGCGCTCCCTAGGGCACGGGGGCACCCTAGACCCCTTGGCCACGGGGGTGTTGCCCATTCTGTTTGGGCAAGCGTCCCGCCTGATGGACATTCTGATTGAGGGGCGTAAGGTCTATAGGGGCGTGGTCCGCCTGGGCATCACCACTGACACCTACGATGTTACGGGCACAGTGCTGGCCACCTCCGACCCCTCCCCCATCACCCGGGAGCAGGTGGAGGCGGTGCTGGCCCGCTTCACGGGCACCATCATCCAAGTGCCCCCCGCCTACAGCGCCCTGAAGCAGGAGGGCGAGCCTCTCTATCACAAGGCGCGCCGGGGCGAGGAGGTGCACCCGAAGCCCCGTCGGGTGCGGGTGTATCGCCTAACCCTCCTGTCGTGGACACCCCCGACCTGTACGATAGAGATTGAGTGCGGTCGGGGAGTGTACATCCGCTCCCTGGCCCACGATATCGGCCAGGCCTTGGGATGCGGCGGTGCCTTGCAGGCGTTGGAGCGCCTGCAGGCGGGCCCCTTCCGGGTGGAGGAGGCGGTGAGCCTGGACACCTTCGCCCAAGCGGTGGCCGATGGCACGTGGAAGGCCCTGCTGTATCCCCCCGATTTCCTGGTGCGCCATTTGAAGGCGGCCATCCTGGGGCCGGCCACTGCCCGCATGGTGGCTCAGGGGCAGGACATCGTCCTGGGGCGACGGGGCCTTCTGCTGGCCCAGCACGGCGAGATGTGTCGGCTGTATACCCTGGATGGGCAGTTCTTGGCCCTGGCCCGCTACGACAGCAGTAAGGGGCGCTGGCACCCCGACAAAGTGTTTACTCCCGCCTTGGAGGAGACGCCCTAA
- a CDS encoding xanthine dehydrogenase family protein molybdopterin-binding subunit yields MTTTYRYIGKPVPKADALERVTGTARYGADLKLPGMLYGKVLRSPHPHAIIRRIDASRALALEGVKAVVTSADLPPLEDARAAFGGELMIDLDHLRRLTIAHDKALFEGHAIAAVAATAPEIAEAALELIQVDYEVLPVVDTALDAMKPDAPLLHPNLYTRTLGEKPTKPSNIATIVETGFGDLEKAWAEADVVVEQSFETQMVHQGYLEPQACVAWVDANGKINVWTTTQGTFNAQRMLSALLKVPLHQINVIPAEIGGGFGGKIYVILEPLAILLSRKAGRPVKMVMDRAEVFRATGPGSPAYITVKAGAKKDGRLTGLYGKIIMDAGAFPGAPIQGATWCIFAPYKAPAMKVEAYDVVTNKPRVQAYRAPGGTVVAFAAESVLDMLAERLGMDPVEFRLRNVAEEGDQNVTGQKYGRIGAKAVLEAVQNHPHWNTPLQGKNRGRGMAMGAWMGAILTSSSQVIVNVDGTVNIVTGQVDLTGTRTTMMQMVADMLQIPLEQVSIRVADTDSAPYTDLSAGSRSTFTQSAALARACQSVIAQMKAQAAEALSKPDRRFTAQDIEYAEGKFWVRSDPELAMPWRQVASLTRTRGTGPIVGTGTVTRLQPANEFAAQVCDVEVDPETGKVKILRFTAFQDAGKAINPVQVEGQMQGGAVQGIGWGLFEYYAWDKGKLRNPTLLDYREPTALDVPMIDTCIVEVPAPDGPLGVRGVGEPPIVPGPAALANAIYRAVGVRMTKLPMTPEAVFWAIQEKKRAHHPQPIAANGGSG; encoded by the coding sequence ATGACGACCACCTATCGCTACATTGGTAAGCCCGTCCCCAAAGCCGACGCCCTGGAGCGCGTCACCGGCACTGCCCGCTACGGGGCCGACCTGAAACTGCCGGGGATGCTCTATGGCAAGGTGCTCCGCAGCCCCCATCCGCACGCCATCATTCGCCGCATTGACGCCTCCCGGGCCCTGGCCCTGGAGGGGGTGAAGGCGGTGGTAACCTCTGCCGACCTGCCCCCCCTGGAAGATGCCCGCGCTGCTTTCGGTGGGGAGCTGATGATTGACTTGGACCACCTGCGCCGCCTCACCATCGCCCACGACAAGGCCCTCTTTGAAGGCCACGCCATCGCTGCTGTGGCTGCCACTGCCCCCGAAATCGCCGAGGCGGCCCTGGAACTCATCCAGGTGGACTATGAGGTTTTGCCCGTAGTGGACACCGCCCTGGACGCCATGAAGCCTGACGCCCCCCTTTTGCATCCCAACTTGTATACCCGCACCCTGGGGGAGAAGCCCACCAAGCCGTCCAACATCGCCACCATCGTGGAGACGGGCTTCGGCGACCTGGAGAAGGCCTGGGCCGAGGCGGATGTGGTGGTGGAGCAGTCCTTTGAGACCCAGATGGTGCACCAGGGCTACCTGGAGCCCCAGGCGTGCGTCGCCTGGGTGGACGCCAACGGCAAGATCAATGTATGGACGACCACGCAGGGCACCTTCAACGCCCAACGGATGCTCTCCGCCCTGCTCAAGGTGCCTCTGCACCAGATCAATGTGATTCCTGCGGAGATCGGCGGAGGGTTTGGGGGGAAGATCTATGTCATCTTGGAGCCTCTGGCAATCCTGTTGAGTCGGAAGGCTGGCCGCCCCGTCAAGATGGTCATGGACCGGGCCGAAGTGTTCCGTGCCACCGGCCCCGGCTCGCCCGCCTATATCACCGTGAAGGCGGGGGCCAAAAAAGACGGGCGGCTCACAGGCCTCTACGGGAAGATCATTATGGATGCGGGGGCTTTCCCGGGTGCCCCTATTCAAGGGGCGACCTGGTGCATTTTCGCCCCCTATAAAGCCCCCGCCATGAAGGTAGAGGCCTACGATGTAGTTACCAACAAGCCGCGCGTGCAGGCCTACCGCGCCCCGGGGGGCACCGTGGTGGCCTTCGCCGCCGAGTCCGTCCTGGATATGCTGGCCGAGCGCCTGGGGATGGATCCCGTAGAGTTTCGCCTGCGCAATGTCGCCGAGGAGGGCGACCAGAATGTCACGGGACAGAAGTATGGGCGCATCGGGGCGAAGGCCGTCCTCGAGGCGGTGCAAAACCACCCCCACTGGAATACCCCCCTGCAGGGCAAGAACCGAGGGCGCGGTATGGCTATGGGGGCATGGATGGGGGCCATCCTCACCTCCTCCTCCCAGGTCATCGTGAATGTGGACGGCACGGTGAACATCGTTACGGGGCAGGTGGACCTCACCGGCACCCGCACCACCATGATGCAAATGGTGGCGGATATGCTCCAAATCCCCCTGGAGCAAGTGTCCATCCGCGTGGCGGATACCGACTCCGCCCCCTATACGGACCTGAGCGCGGGGAGCCGGTCGACCTTTACGCAAAGTGCGGCCCTGGCGCGTGCTTGCCAGAGCGTTATCGCCCAGATGAAGGCCCAGGCGGCGGAGGCTTTGAGTAAGCCCGACCGGCGCTTCACCGCCCAGGACATAGAGTACGCCGAGGGCAAGTTCTGGGTGCGAAGCGACCCCGAACTGGCCATGCCCTGGCGGCAGGTGGCGTCCCTCACCCGCACTCGGGGCACAGGCCCCATCGTGGGCACGGGCACTGTGACCCGCCTCCAGCCGGCTAACGAGTTCGCCGCCCAGGTGTGCGATGTGGAGGTAGATCCCGAGACGGGTAAGGTGAAGATCTTGCGCTTTACGGCCTTCCAGGATGCGGGCAAGGCCATCAATCCCGTTCAGGTGGAGGGGCAGATGCAGGGAGGGGCCGTCCAGGGCATTGGGTGGGGGCTGTTTGAGTACTACGCTTGGGATAAGGGCAAACTGCGCAACCCCACTCTCCTGGACTACCGGGAGCCGACGGCCCTAGACGTCCCCATGATTGACACCTGCATCGTAGAGGTGCCTGCCCCCGATGGGCCTTTGGGGGTGCGGGGCGTGGGAGAGCCCCCCATTGTGCCGGGGCCGGCGGCCCTGGCCAACGCCATCTACCGTGCCGTGGGGGTGCGCATGACCAAACTCCCCATGACCCCCGAGGCGGTGTTCTGGGCCATCCAGGAGAAGAAGCGGGCGCACCACCCCCAGCCCATCGCCGCCAACGGCGGCTCCGGGTAA
- the rbfA gene encoding 30S ribosome-binding factor RbfA has product MGRRLDRLNDLLQEEISALLREVKDPRLAGLVTITRVAVSEDLAHARVFFSVLGTPEEWESTQRALASAAGFLRRELSHRLTLRRIPELHFTPDTSLEKAGRVLDLLHQLSTERKTSPME; this is encoded by the coding sequence ATGGGCCGTCGCCTGGACCGCCTTAACGACCTCCTCCAAGAGGAGATTAGCGCCCTCCTGCGGGAAGTCAAAGACCCCCGCTTAGCCGGCCTGGTTACCATCACCCGGGTAGCGGTGTCGGAGGATTTGGCCCATGCGCGGGTGTTCTTCAGCGTCCTGGGCACCCCCGAGGAGTGGGAGTCCACCCAGCGGGCGTTGGCGTCGGCGGCGGGTTTCTTGCGTCGGGAACTGTCCCACCGCCTCACCCTGCGCCGCATCCCCGAACTGCACTTCACTCCTGACACCTCGTTGGAGAAGGCGGGGCGGGTGCTGGATCTACTCCATCAACTGTCCACCGAGCGCAAGACCTCGCCGATGGAGTAG
- a CDS encoding 2-dehydropantoate 2-reductase produces MRIAVVGAGAIGSYLGGMLARAGYDVTLVDQWPEHVDAMKRNGLRITTPNAQYQVKVKAIHIHELQKQEPFDVAVLAVKSYDTAWACTLIGPYLKPEGYVASAQNSINEERIAHVVGWGRTVGIVVTVGAGMYEPGHVQRTDDPDRIGYKVGEVHGRITPRIQRLAEMLSVAAKTAITTNLWGERWAKLAINCMANPIAGITGLGSAAARQHPDTRRIAIRIAAEVVQVGEALGYHIEPIGSIPPQAMKDAAQGKGLEEVELRLMEDAQRSREGRPSLLQDILKGRKTEIDDLNGMVVRLGQQVGVPTPFNSAIVPLVKEVEAGRRKPSLENIAPLKAMLS; encoded by the coding sequence ATGCGCATCGCCGTGGTAGGTGCCGGAGCCATCGGGAGCTACCTGGGGGGCATGCTCGCCCGTGCAGGGTATGATGTTACCCTCGTGGACCAGTGGCCCGAGCATGTGGACGCCATGAAGCGCAACGGTCTGCGCATCACCACCCCAAACGCCCAGTATCAGGTCAAGGTAAAGGCCATTCATATTCACGAGCTGCAGAAGCAGGAGCCGTTTGATGTGGCTGTTCTTGCGGTCAAGTCCTATGACACCGCCTGGGCGTGCACCCTTATAGGGCCTTACCTGAAGCCGGAGGGGTATGTGGCCTCTGCCCAAAACAGCATCAACGAGGAGCGTATCGCCCACGTGGTGGGGTGGGGGCGCACGGTGGGCATCGTGGTTACAGTGGGGGCTGGCATGTATGAGCCGGGGCATGTCCAGCGCACCGATGATCCCGACCGTATCGGCTACAAGGTGGGGGAGGTGCATGGGCGCATTACCCCCCGCATCCAACGCCTGGCGGAGATGCTGTCGGTGGCAGCGAAGACGGCCATTACCACCAACCTGTGGGGCGAGCGCTGGGCCAAACTGGCCATCAACTGTATGGCGAACCCCATTGCCGGCATCACGGGTTTGGGGTCTGCCGCTGCGCGTCAGCACCCCGATACCCGACGCATCGCCATCCGTATCGCCGCTGAGGTGGTGCAGGTAGGGGAGGCCCTAGGCTATCACATTGAGCCTATCGGGAGCATCCCTCCCCAGGCGATGAAAGATGCCGCTCAAGGCAAGGGCCTGGAGGAGGTGGAACTGCGTCTTATGGAGGACGCCCAGCGCTCGCGGGAGGGCCGCCCCTCTTTGCTCCAGGACATTCTGAAGGGGCGCAAGACAGAGATTGATGACCTCAACGGGATGGTGGTGCGCTTGGGCCAACAGGTGGGGGTGCCCACGCCTTTCAACAGCGCCATCGTGCCCCTTGTGAAAGAGGTGGAGGCGGGCAGGCGCAAGCCCTCCCTGGAGAACATCGCCCCCCTCAAGGCGATGCTCTCCTGA
- a CDS encoding DUF4389 domain-containing protein encodes MTQAHPYPLVLRGERTEPLSRWLWLVKWVLVVPHIVVLFVLFLGGVVVWVVALVAILLTGRYPRPLFDYMVGILRWAWRVGFYSYQALGTDRYPPFTLSPRDDYPADLGVVYPERLSRGLVLVKWWLLAFPHYLILEIFQGGTGYCYGGLHLPLVLFAAIALLFTGRYPLGLWEFIMGINHWAYRVAGYVLLLTDRYPPFRLGK; translated from the coding sequence ATGACGCAAGCGCACCCATACCCGCTCGTCCTGCGGGGCGAGCGCACAGAGCCATTGAGCCGGTGGCTCTGGCTGGTGAAGTGGGTATTGGTTGTCCCACATATCGTAGTGTTGTTTGTCCTCTTCCTGGGGGGTGTGGTGGTGTGGGTGGTGGCCCTGGTGGCCATCCTCCTCACCGGGCGGTACCCCCGCCCCCTCTTTGACTACATGGTGGGCATCTTGCGTTGGGCATGGAGGGTGGGCTTCTATAGTTACCAGGCCTTGGGCACCGACCGCTATCCCCCCTTTACGCTGTCCCCGCGGGATGACTACCCCGCCGACCTGGGGGTCGTCTACCCGGAGCGCCTGAGCCGTGGGCTTGTGCTGGTGAAGTGGTGGCTCTTGGCCTTTCCCCATTACCTCATCTTGGAGATTTTTCAAGGGGGGACGGGCTATTGCTATGGAGGATTGCACTTGCCCCTGGTTCTTTTTGCGGCCATCGCCCTCCTGTTCACTGGCCGCTACCCGTTGGGCCTGTGGGAGTTTATCATGGGCATCAACCACTGGGCCTATCGGGTAGCGGGGTATGTACTCCTTCTGACTGACCGTTATCCTCCGTTTCGCCTGGGCAAGTAA
- a CDS encoding YlxR family protein, which yields MAKTSPVRPRPIPQRTCAGCGAKRPKGELVRIVRLANGEVAVDPTRKRPGRGTYLCPTPSCWDIALKRGRLEHALRGPIPPPAREALRAYATTHLTPTPVQTKEA from the coding sequence ATGGCCAAAACCAGCCCAGTGCGCCCCCGCCCCATTCCCCAGCGCACCTGCGCCGGGTGCGGAGCCAAGCGCCCGAAAGGGGAGCTGGTGCGCATCGTCCGTCTGGCGAACGGGGAAGTGGCTGTGGACCCCACTCGTAAACGCCCAGGGCGGGGCACCTACTTGTGCCCTACCCCTTCCTGTTGGGATATCGCCCTCAAGCGGGGGCGCCTCGAGCACGCCCTACGGGGGCCTATCCCCCCTCCGGCGCGCGAGGCCCTGCGGGCCTACGCCACCACCCACCTGACGCCCACCCCCGTCCAGACGAAGGAGGCCTAA
- the infB gene encoding translation initiation factor IF-2, protein MTVPHRASPAPPGAPPQRLKSVELPPVITVRQLAEALGASPIDIIKHLMRNGIMATINQAVDFDTAAIVAADFGFEARKKEEPVRNLEQILKQLAPEGEDPSLLRPRPPVITILGHVDHGKTTLLDAIRQTNVAAQEVGGITQHIGAYQIEYKGHKITFLDTPGHEAFTAMRARGAQVTDIAVLVVAADDGVMPQTVEALNHARAANVPIVVAINKIDKPGADPERVKRQLAELGLIPEEWGGDTIMVPISAKMRKGIDDLLETLLLVAEMRELKANPHRPAVGVVIEAKVDKSKGPVATVLVQTGTLHVGDNVVVGDTWGRVKALLTDTGRRTRKAEPAMPVEVLGLDSLPQAGDTLIAVPDEKTAKEIVEARQRQLAAQKASARPLTLEDLTRQIQAGEVKELPLILKCDVQGSVEAVKTALEKVQSEKAKIKLIHSMAGTITESDVLLAMASRAIIIGFTTRVEPGARRLADKEGVQIRTYDIIYDLVEDVRRALVGLTVPEEREVVEGHAQVKAVFPVGKKGKVAGCLVTDGKVVRGAGVRVLRGGKVVYEGQVTSLRRVKEDVREVAQGFECGVGIEGFIDFQEGDILEVFRKERVKPPTG, encoded by the coding sequence ATGACCGTACCCCACAGGGCGTCCCCCGCCCCTCCCGGGGCACCCCCCCAGCGCCTCAAAAGTGTGGAACTACCCCCCGTCATCACCGTGCGCCAACTGGCCGAGGCGCTGGGTGCCAGCCCCATAGACATCATCAAACATCTGATGCGCAACGGCATCATGGCCACCATCAACCAGGCGGTAGACTTCGACACTGCCGCCATCGTGGCTGCCGACTTCGGCTTTGAGGCACGCAAAAAAGAAGAGCCCGTCCGCAACCTGGAGCAAATCCTCAAGCAACTAGCCCCCGAAGGGGAAGACCCCTCCCTGTTGCGTCCCCGCCCCCCGGTGATCACTATCTTGGGGCATGTGGACCACGGAAAGACCACCCTTCTGGACGCCATCCGCCAGACCAATGTGGCCGCCCAAGAGGTCGGGGGCATCACCCAGCACATTGGCGCCTACCAGATTGAATACAAGGGCCACAAAATAACCTTCCTGGACACCCCCGGCCACGAGGCTTTCACCGCGATGCGCGCCCGGGGTGCCCAAGTAACTGACATCGCTGTGCTCGTGGTGGCGGCCGACGATGGGGTCATGCCCCAAACCGTGGAGGCCCTCAACCACGCCCGTGCGGCCAACGTCCCCATTGTGGTGGCCATCAACAAGATAGATAAGCCCGGCGCAGACCCCGAGCGGGTGAAGCGCCAGTTGGCCGAACTGGGCCTCATCCCTGAGGAGTGGGGCGGGGATACTATTATGGTGCCCATTTCGGCCAAGATGCGCAAGGGCATCGACGACCTCTTGGAGACCCTCTTGCTGGTAGCCGAGATGCGGGAACTGAAGGCCAACCCCCATCGCCCCGCCGTGGGCGTGGTCATAGAGGCTAAGGTGGATAAGAGTAAAGGCCCTGTGGCCACCGTCCTAGTCCAGACAGGCACCCTGCACGTGGGCGACAATGTGGTGGTGGGCGATACCTGGGGGCGGGTCAAAGCCCTTCTCACCGATACGGGCCGACGCACCCGCAAGGCCGAGCCCGCCATGCCCGTTGAGGTTTTGGGGCTGGACTCTTTGCCCCAAGCGGGCGACACCCTCATCGCTGTTCCCGACGAGAAAACGGCCAAAGAGATTGTGGAAGCCCGCCAGCGCCAACTGGCCGCCCAAAAGGCCTCGGCCCGCCCCCTCACATTGGAGGACCTCACCCGACAGATCCAAGCCGGCGAGGTGAAGGAACTCCCCCTTATTTTGAAGTGCGATGTGCAGGGGAGCGTGGAGGCCGTCAAGACCGCCCTGGAAAAGGTGCAGTCGGAAAAGGCCAAGATCAAACTCATCCACAGCATGGCGGGCACCATCACCGAGAGCGATGTGCTGCTGGCTATGGCCTCCCGTGCCATTATCATCGGCTTCACCACTCGCGTGGAGCCCGGGGCGCGCCGTCTGGCCGACAAGGAGGGGGTGCAAATTCGCACCTACGACATTATCTACGACCTGGTGGAGGATGTGCGGCGGGCCCTGGTGGGCCTGACAGTGCCCGAGGAGCGGGAGGTGGTGGAGGGCCACGCCCAGGTGAAGGCCGTGTTCCCAGTAGGCAAGAAGGGCAAGGTGGCGGGATGCCTGGTCACCGATGGGAAAGTGGTGCGGGGGGCGGGGGTGCGCGTCCTGCGGGGCGGGAAGGTGGTCTATGAAGGCCAGGTCACCAGCCTGCGCCGGGTCAAAGAGGATGTGCGGGAAGTGGCCCAGGGCTTTGAATGCGGGGTGGGGATTGAAGGGTTCATCGACTTCCAGGAAGGGGATATCCTGGAGGTATTCCGCAAAGAAAGGGTCAAGCCCCCCACCGGCTAG